CAAACGCCAAATGGTTGACACCAATCGCTTGAAATTGATGAAGTAGATCAACTAAACGGTTTCTTCCCACGGAATAGCCTAAGGGTATGGGGACAGGCATTTCATCGGGATTTTCCAATAAGTTGATGAACAAGCTTTGAGAGAAGGGTTTAAAATCTCCTGGAGCATGAACTTCAGTTAAAGCACGATAATCCTGGATAAGCTGCGCCTGTTGAAGAATGCTTCTTGGGTATTGAAGCCACCCATCCCCATTCCTGGCTATCCAATTGATAGACTGATTGCTAAATCCAGTCACCATGGTCGGAATCGAAGATTCAGGCTTTGGGATTAACCTCATATCTGTACCATCGATCAGCCCGGCGTGGCTGTGGATTGTCGGCTGATCCTCTTTTAACAGCCGGTCGAGAATTTCGAAATTTTCTTTAAATAACGGACCGCTTTCTTGCTTAGATATCCCTAAAGCTGTAAAGTCTTTTTCCCTGTCCCCTGATGCCACTCCCATAATCAATCGACCTGGAAACAATTGATCGATTGATGCAGCTTCCTTGGCTACCCTGACGGGGTGGCGCAAAGGGAGAACTACACTTCCTGTCACTAACGCAATGTGCTTCGTATAGGCAGCAAGATACGTCAAATAAATCCATAAATCGTACTTTTGGCCGTTATCATCAATATTCAAATTCTGCATCGTAATATCACGGAGCCATAATGAAGCAAAGCCATATTCCTCAATTTTACGGGCAAGCTCCAGCTGATTTTCCATAATCGGATTTTTAGACATCCTAGCAGTCGGGAGGATAAATCCAAGTGTCATTTTGTCTTTCTGGTACATGCTGTGATAGGCAAGATGATTTTGAAAACTCACTCTTGGTCCTCCTTAAAAGGTTATATTTTTAAGCCTATATACTTTTCAAACTGTTTAATGGTTTCCTCATTGCGTCGATAATAAGTCCATTGTCCGATTCGTTTCATTTCCACCAGCCCGCTTTGCAATAGGATAGACAAATACTGGGAGGTAGTGGACTGTGATAGTCCTACTTTGCTGCGAATATCACTAACACAAACCCCGCCATCAAAGCCTTTATCTTTGATGACATGGGCCTGCGGGGAAAAATTATTATCAGGTTCTTTCAACATTTGCAGAATATTTACTCTTATTTGATTTGACAGAGCCTTGAAAATTTCAACTGCCTGTTCGTCATTTATCATATTTGATTCCCGATTCAACGGTGCCCGCCCCTTTCTGATCTTATTAAAAGCTATTTTGCTTGGAATGCGTATAAACTAATCGAACAAAAGGATATTGATAATTTGCGATATCTCTATATTATTTTCCTTTATACCCAAAATCAAATTTTATGCTTTAGACAGGGCTAGGAAACGGCTTTAAAGGAACTACACAAATTAGCTTAGAGAACAGGTAGCGGAGAGATGAGGATTATTTTGCCCACCTTTTAAATGGTTTGGGTTGGTATATAGCTTTGAAAATCAAGACTTTAGAAGGATAGGATAAGAAACTTCTGATGAAGATGATGTTATGATGACGATACAATGTCTATGGATTCTGTTACTTCGTTTTGGAATCCTTGTAAACAACGTTTTGATGCAGTCTCTATTGAGTCAAAGAGACGAGCTAATAAACCCTCTCAGGATGATATTGTAAAATGGATTAACAAGTGTAGAAGTGCACAGGAATTTATAGAGGAAAGTGATGAGATTCAACATAAATTATGTGCTGGAACAGGGCAGGAAGACATGCAAATGTTTAAAAAATATTCTTGGTTTCACCTGTAGTGGAAGGGAGATTAAAGTTAGGGATGTTTTCATTCAATTTTAATTGAGTCATTTTGGTACCTCCAATATCATAATTCACTTTGCAAGTGTTGACCACAACATTATCTTACTCTTGATAAGAAATATGTAATGTTAATTACTTTTTTATTTTTTAAATTGTTACAACAGACTGATGCTGTGTTACTAGTTCCAACATGACCCATCTGTCAACAGACGGCTGGTCTAGTCGCGAGAATAATTGAAGAGCATCAGATTCCTACTATAACGTTGAATTTGTTTAAAGATGTTGCTGAGATGGTAAAGGCACCTAGAACATTGCATTTGCGATTTCCATATGGAAGCCCTGTTGGGCAATACTCGATTCCATGTATGAATGGGGTAAAAACTATATGGAGAATGTGATGGATACTCCTGCCGATAAAAGTGCGTCTATTAAATAGCAATCGTTCTAAAAAGAGGGGATTAAAAACCACAAGTAGACTTTTAATAAGTCAAGACTTGTGGTCTTTTTATTTGCAATGATTCAGTGCATAAAGGAAATAAAGGAGTGAAATCTGGAAAAAGGTGAATAATATTCCTGTGTTGTAAAGGATTTTAGCTGAACTGTTTTATAGTAAGGAATCAAGAATAATACATATTTAAAGGTGAGATGATGAAAAAATTTGTTGAGTATGTTTTTTTAACTTTTGGGGCGTCAATCGTTGCTATGGGATTAGAAACGATGTTAGCACCAAACGGGCTAGTAGATGGTGGTGTAACAGCGTTATCGATTATGGCCAATGCTTTATGGGGAATCCCAATTTATGTTGTATTTTTGGGCTTAAATATTCCTATCTTAATTTTTACAGCTAAAGAAGTGGGTAAAACCTTTGTCATTAGAACTCTATATGCAAATATCATTACTACCGTTGGTTTAGTACTATTTAAATCGATTCCTCCTATTACTCAATCTGAAGTATTAATTGTTTTATACGGTGGGGTAATCTTAGGAGTTGGGATAGGAATCGTTGTAAAGTTTGGCGGTGCAATAGATGGCACTGAAATGCTGGCAATTTGGTTTAACCAACACTATCGATTTCCGATTGCCTCATTTTTATTAGTCGTGAATGCTTTCATATTTACGATTGCAGCGCTTGTCTATTCATTGGAACAGGCCATGCTTTCTCTGGCGGTTTTCTATATAGTGACGAAAATGATTAATTATGTTTTAGATGGATTAAATCGTGGGAAATCTGTCATGATCATTTCAGAAAAACCGGATGAAGTTGGAGCTAGTATTATCAATCATTTAAATATCAGCATCACATTTTTATATGGAGAAGGCGGTTTTTTAGGGGAAAGAAAGAAGGTTATTTATTGTATTACGAACAGGTTTATTTTTTCCAAATTAAAAAGTGTCGTTTTAGCAGCAGATCCATCAGCTATTATGGAGGCATCCTATGTTTGTGAAACATCTGGTATAGATAGGTCGCTTATATTACCGAAAGCCAACCCTTCTAACAATAAATCGTAATATTTGCTTACATTATTTAGCATCCTGTTTGATACTAGAGAATAAAAAGTGTGTATATTACCTGTTATAAACCAATTCGCAAAGGTTTGATAAATGTCTGTGTAAAACGACAAGGGCCAAGAGTCGGCATTAAGAAAAAATATCACAACAAGTCTTGAACCCAGGGATACTCCCTTATTTATCATGAGTTGATCAAACTATTATTTAAATCATGACTCCAAGGCAATTTTGAAAGATCCTCGTACATTAACGGGGATTTTTCTGTTTTAAATCCCTTAATGAAAAATCGCATAACTCTTAATAGTGTATAAAAGTATACTAAGTGTTTTTTTGTTTACTATATAACATAAAAGTGCGTACTTTTAATTGTTTGTTGTAGATACTATACTAACATCAATACCGCAACCAATTCTTCTTAAGCGGCGATTGTTAAGATGAAAAGACACATATACCATTAGACATTTTAAGAGGGAATGAAGAATTCTCCTTTGTATTTTGTAAATAAGATCGAATTTAAGATATATCTAATTTTTTATTTTAACTGTAATAATATAAAATACAGTTTTTAGGTGGAAGTTATAGATCCTTATTCAATATAGATCGTCAATTAATGAACACAGAGAGGAATGAAACGATTATGTTAAGGCCAAAAGCAAAGCATCGAAAAGTTTGCGAAAGATGTTTAACGATTTCTACAAATGATCAATGTCCTCAATGTGGTCATGACCAATTCCGGAAGTTCATTTTCATGGTGCAAGCTGCTGGGAGAAAAAATCAGGTGTATAAAGCAGATGTATAAAGCAGAAGTAGGGTAGCGAAAGTCTACAATCATTTAGATCGTAAAAAATTTGATGTGCTTTATATGGTTGTCATAACCAACAATTATCAAGCATTAGAGTAGGTACCTATATTTTTCTATCTATTGGAAAATGTTTTGAGGAATGGAGGAATGAAAAGTGGATTTTATGACCTTTGTTTTGTTTGGAGCAACGGGTGATTTGGCCAAAAGAAAGATTTATCCGGCTCTTTTTAATTTGTTTTTAGATAAAAAGATGCCCCAGTCATTTTCAATTATTGGGTTAGGCAGGAGAGAACTATCGGATGGTACATTTCAAACAAATGTAGAACATTCATTAAGAACATTTTCTAGACGCTTTATCGAAGATAAAGCTAAATTAAAAGAATTTATCGACGCGTTTCGTTACAGCCAATTAGATGTAACGGATGTGGAAGGGTATCAAGAACTGCTTAATTTGGTTCAGAGGCGTGAACGGGAGTTAAACATTCATGAAAATCGATTATTCTATCTGTCTGTTGCACCCGAGTTTTTCGATGTAATCGCCTCTAATATTAAAGAAAGCGGATTGGGAACGACCAATGGATGGAAACGCCTGATTATTGAAAAGCCGTTTGGGCATGATATGGCTTCCGCCCAAGAATTAAATCAAAGGCTAAGTAAATCTTTTAGCGAAGAGGAAATTTACCGGATAGACCATTATCTTGGCAAACTAATGGTTCAAAACCTCGAAGCATTGACATTTGCCAATCCTGTGCTTCAATCCTTATGGAATAAGCAGCACATAGCCAATATACAAATAACGGCTAGTGAAACGGTTGGAGTAGAAGACAGAGCGGGCTATTATGATCAAGCCGGGGCCATCCGGGATATGTTCCAGAATCATATGCTGCAACTGTTGATGATGACGGCCATGCATGTACCAAAAACGATAAGTGCAGCAGATATCCGGAATGAAAAGAGAAAGGTGATGGAATCATTGCGGCCTTTGCAGAAAGAGGATGTCGGTTCTCAAGTTGTCCGTGGCCAATATAGTGCCGGAGAAATGAATCATGAGCCAGTGGTTGGATACAGGGAGGAACCTGGGGTTGATTCTTCCTCTGTCAATGATACTTTTGTTGCCGCCCGTTTATGGATTGATAATGATTTTTGGGGAGGAGTTCCTTTCTATATCCGTACAGGAAAGAGAATGAAGGAAAAGTCGACACGTATCGTCATAGAGTTTAAAAATCCAGTGAAGGAATTGTATGGATCCGATCAACAAACGGAACCAAATCTATTAATTGTCAATATCAATCCCAATGAAGGGATATCGTTGCAATTGAATAGTAAGAATCCGCTAAAAAACGGGAAAATTGAGCCTATTTCAATTGACTTCTCAACAGGAGCAAAAGACATACCCGAAGCTTATGAACTCTTAATCTTTGATGCATTACGCGGTGACTCGACATTCTTTGCCCACTGGTATGAAGTGGAATTATCGTGGAAATGGGTGCAGCCAGTTTTAGAAGCGTTTGAGGAAAACACAGTCCCCTTACATTTCTATCGTTCAGGTTCGATGGGTCCGGATGCTTCGGATGAACTTTTAAAAGAGGACGGGTTTTATTGGTGGGAATACCAAGGGTCTAAGTATGAGATGATTTCAAAAGATCAATCAGTAAACGTATTAAAAATAGGATAACAACACGAATCGTTCAGGAGGACAAGAGGATGCAAGTTGGATTAATCGGGTTAGGGAAAATGGGGTTAAACTTAGGAAAAAATCTAATTGACCACAACTACGAAGTAGCCACCTTGGATTTAAATGTCAATGCTGTAGAAGAAATCAGTAAGTATGGTGCTATAGAAACATCGAGTTTTAAGGAGCTTTTTAAAATCTTAGAAGCCCCCAGAATTATCTGAATCATGGTTCCGCACGCTGTTGTCGATTCAGTTATAAATGAGATCACTCCATACTTGAGTCAAGGCGATATCGTAATCGAAGCTGGTAATTCTCATTATAAGGACTCCATTCGCCGTTACGAGCAGCTAAAGGAATCAGGTATACATTTTATGGATGTCGGTACCTCCGGAGGGATGGAAGGCGCACGTAACGGAGCTTGTTACATGGTCGGCGGGGATGCTGAAGTTTGGAGTATGGTTGTACCCATATTTCGAGACACAGAGGTAGAAAAAGGATATTTATATGCGGGTCCGGCAGGCAGCGGCCATTTCTTAAAAATGGTCCACAACGGAATCGAGTATGGGATGATGGCTGCGATTGGAGAAGGATTTGAAGTACTGGAGAAAAGTGAGTTTGATTTTGACTATGAAAAAGTGGCAAGAGTATGGAATAACGGCTCAGTCATTCGTTCATGGCTCATGGACTTAACAGAACGTGCATTTTCTAAAGATGCCAACGTAGAACAAATCAAAGGAACCATGCATTCTTCAGGAGAAGGAAAGTGGACAGTGGAAACGGCCTTGGATCTGCAGGCAGCCACTCCAGTGATCGCCATGTCTCTTTTGATGCGCTACCGTTCTTTAGATCATGACACCTTTACAGGGAAAGTGGTTGCTGCCCTTCGGAACGAGTTTGGTGGACATGCAGTTGAAAAAAGCGATTAGTTTTATATGGGATGGATTTTAGTAAACAAGATTATTATATATTAAAACAATCCGCAAAGTGAAAAAGGGAGTGAAATCATGAATGTAATGGATGCAAAAATCATTAGTACCCAATATGGTTTGGAGACGTATTTAGACGTTATAAAAAGTGTTAATGTAAGAGAACTACATTATCCTACAGAGACAGAACCCTTTTTTGAAATCACAGTAGGGATAGAGTATTTTCTATTAAAAGAAGAAAGATATTATGACAGTAGAAAGAATTATTTTCGCATCCGTATGGATTCCGATTTTGGTTCCGTAACGCTCGTAGAAACAAAAACGGAAAGTTTATTTGCAGTGAAAAATGCAGGCGAGAAAGACGCAACAAAGAAACTTGTTGGAGAATGGCGTATAAAGACCCAGGCTCTCAAACAAGTTATAAATGAACTGATTGTTCAAAAGAAAATGGAAGACGTTCAAACAGAGGGGGATATTCAAGCAGTATTAGGAACCATAAGGTTCTTGGAGAAATTACTCGAAATCGAAGCAGAAGATATAGTAAGGACCATTGTTGAGAGAGAACCTGAGTTTGTTCATTAGTAACATTTAAGATGATGGGAAACACTTATGACGTACTCAATTTTAAAAAAATGGATAAGTGAACCTTAAAGTTGCTAATTTCCCACAGAAAAGGAGAATTTACACATATGAATCGATTTACTATTCCGAGAGATGTTTATTTTGGAGAAGGATCCCTAGAAGTTTTAAAAACCCTTGAAGGGAAAAAAGCGACGGTTGTTATTGGCGGTCAATCGATTAAAAAATCCGGTTATCTCGATAAAATCCAAACTTATTTACGAGAGGCAGGCATTGAGACGCAACTAATCGAAGGTGTTGAAAACGATCCATCTATTACAACTGCTCAAAACGGCGGCAAGAAGATGGAAGAATTCCAGCCGGATTGGATCATTGCTGCCGGCGGCGGATCTCCGCTTGATGCGGCTAAGCTGATGTGGATTTTTTATGAAAACCCCGAACTGCCATTTGACCAAATCAAGGCTCCAAATGTACTGCCAACATTGCGTGAAAAAGCTCGCTTTATTGCCATTTCAACTACTAGCGGAACAGGCAGTGATGTATCTCCATTCTCCGTTATTACGGACTATGATAAGGGAGTGAAGTATCCGGTTTTTGGATATGAAATCACGCCTGACATTGCAATCGTTGATCCTGAACTGACGTATTCCATGCCTGCTTCGATTGTAGCCTATACGGGGATGGATGCCTTGACACATGGCATTGAGGCATATGTATCCACCCTGCACAACTCTTTTACTGATCCGCTGGCCATGCAGTCGATTAGGCAAGTGGTAGAAAATATTGAAAAATCCGCAGTAGGTGACAAACAGGCAAGGGCAGAAATGCATTATGCCCAGGCCATAGCCGGCATGGCCTTTTCCAATGGATTTTTAGGAATTGTCCACAGCTTAGCCCATAAGAGCGGAGCCATTTTTGAAATTCCGCACGGTACAGCAAATGCACTCTACTTGCCATATGTGATTGATTATAATAGAAAGGTGGAAAGCTCAAGATATGCGGATATTGCAAGGATGCTTGGTTTAACCGGAAATACGGATGACGAATTGATTGATTCGTTAACAGACCTCATCCGTCGTTTAAACAAATCTTTGAATCTGCCATTAACACTAAAGGAATTTGGTGTGGGAGAAGCAGAATTTGAAAAACACCTGAACCAGATGGCAGCAGGAGCTGTTGAGGATCCTTGTACT
This Neobacillus sp. YX16 DNA region includes the following protein-coding sequences:
- a CDS encoding TIGR03571 family LLM class oxidoreductase gives rise to the protein MSFQNHLAYHSMYQKDKMTLGFILPTARMSKNPIMENQLELARKIEEYGFASLWLRDITMQNLNIDDNGQKYDLWIYLTYLAAYTKHIALVTGSVVLPLRHPVRVAKEAASIDQLFPGRLIMGVASGDREKDFTALGISKQESGPLFKENFEILDRLLKEDQPTIHSHAGLIDGTDMRLIPKPESSIPTMVTGFSNQSINWIARNGDGWLQYPRSILQQAQLIQDYRALTEVHAPGDFKPFSQSLFINLLENPDEMPVPIPLGYSVGRNRLVDLLHQFQAIGVNHLAFALYFSKRPPEEVIQELGEFVLPYFPTHKGTGQL
- a CDS encoding metalloregulator ArsR/SmtB family transcription factor gives rise to the protein MINDEQAVEIFKALSNQIRVNILQMLKEPDNNFSPQAHVIKDKGFDGGVCVSDIRSKVGLSQSTTSQYLSILLQSGLVEMKRIGQWTYYRRNEETIKQFEKYIGLKI
- a CDS encoding YitT family protein, with the translated sequence MKKFVEYVFLTFGASIVAMGLETMLAPNGLVDGGVTALSIMANALWGIPIYVVFLGLNIPILIFTAKEVGKTFVIRTLYANIITTVGLVLFKSIPPITQSEVLIVLYGGVILGVGIGIVVKFGGAIDGTEMLAIWFNQHYRFPIASFLLVVNAFIFTIAALVYSLEQAMLSLAVFYIVTKMINYVLDGLNRGKSVMIISEKPDEVGASIINHLNISITFLYGEGGFLGERKKVIYCITNRFIFSKLKSVVLAADPSAIMEASYVCETSGIDRSLILPKANPSNNKS
- the zwf gene encoding glucose-6-phosphate dehydrogenase, with the protein product MDFMTFVLFGATGDLAKRKIYPALFNLFLDKKMPQSFSIIGLGRRELSDGTFQTNVEHSLRTFSRRFIEDKAKLKEFIDAFRYSQLDVTDVEGYQELLNLVQRRERELNIHENRLFYLSVAPEFFDVIASNIKESGLGTTNGWKRLIIEKPFGHDMASAQELNQRLSKSFSEEEIYRIDHYLGKLMVQNLEALTFANPVLQSLWNKQHIANIQITASETVGVEDRAGYYDQAGAIRDMFQNHMLQLLMMTAMHVPKTISAADIRNEKRKVMESLRPLQKEDVGSQVVRGQYSAGEMNHEPVVGYREEPGVDSSSVNDTFVAARLWIDNDFWGGVPFYIRTGKRMKEKSTRIVIEFKNPVKELYGSDQQTEPNLLIVNINPNEGISLQLNSKNPLKNGKIEPISIDFSTGAKDIPEAYELLIFDALRGDSTFFAHWYEVELSWKWVQPVLEAFEENTVPLHFYRSGSMGPDASDELLKEDGFYWWEYQGSKYEMISKDQSVNVLKIG
- a CDS encoding iron-containing alcohol dehydrogenase, which codes for MNRFTIPRDVYFGEGSLEVLKTLEGKKATVVIGGQSIKKSGYLDKIQTYLREAGIETQLIEGVENDPSITTAQNGGKKMEEFQPDWIIAAGGGSPLDAAKLMWIFYENPELPFDQIKAPNVLPTLREKARFIAISTTSGTGSDVSPFSVITDYDKGVKYPVFGYEITPDIAIVDPELTYSMPASIVAYTGMDALTHGIEAYVSTLHNSFTDPLAMQSIRQVVENIEKSAVGDKQARAEMHYAQAIAGMAFSNGFLGIVHSLAHKSGAIFEIPHGTANALYLPYVIDYNRKVESSRYADIARMLGLTGNTDDELIDSLTDLIRRLNKSLNLPLTLKEFGVGEAEFEKHLNQMAAGAVEDPCTPSNPREVSVEDMKKIYIAAYNGDKINF